In the genome of Maribacter forsetii DSM 18668, the window TGGTATAGCAGGGAAAGCTACTATAGATAACTTCCTAGGAGCATTTAATACTCCGGTAGTTGGTGCTTCAGGTGCTATTTACGGTATATTGGTTGCGTTTGGGATGTCTTACCCGAATAGCGAATTGTTTCTTATTTTCCTTCCGGTTCCTATCAAAGCAAAATTCTTTATACCTGTTTTAATAGGTTTAGATTTATTTTCTGGTGTAACTGGGTACAGTTTGTTTGGACAGGGTATTGCGCACTTTGCGCACGTAGGAGGTGCTTTATTTGGATTCTTAATGATGTGGTACTGGAAAAAAAATCAGTTTAATAATAATAGGTGGAACTAAACTATGGCTCAACCAGATTTAAAATATCAATTTAGTAGATTAAACATTGCAGAAAAACTCATTGCGGTCAACGTGGTAGTTTTTATTGTGAATGCCCTAATCCCGTTTTTATTAGGCTTACAAAAGAATATCATTGTACAATGGTTTGAGCTACCCAATGATATTGTCGATATCGCTTTTCAACCATGGTCTATTGTAACTTATTCATTTTTTCATGGAGGGATAGGTCACCTATTTTGGAACATGTTGATGATTTATTTCGTAGGTCGCATCTTTTTAAATCTTTTTGACGCTAAGCGATTTTTAAATGTGTATTTGCTAGGAGTTATTTTAGGCGGACTTTTCTTTGTTTTAGGTTATAATATATTTCCTGCTTTCTTTGATGTTAATGCAACTTTAATAGGGGCTTCTGCAGGTGCTAGTGCTGTTTTGATATTTATTTGCACCTATTTACCTAACCAAGAAGTTCGGGTTATATTTTTTAATGTAAAGCTATGGATGGTTGGTGCCGTGTTGGTTTTGAGTGATTTGATTCAACTACCAATTAGTAATTCAGGAGGTCATTTAGCGCATTTGGGAGGCGCTTTTTTGGGTTACCTATATGCAAGTCAACTAACAAAAGGAAACGACATAGGGTCTGGATTCTCAAAGTTTATGGATAGTATTGCCAACCTCTTTAAAGGTTCAGAGAAGAAAGCGCCATTAAAAACAGTATATAAGAATAAAAGCACTACCCGTAGTAACAGCAAGTCTGCCGTAGATTACGACAAGAAAACACATCAGAAAAAGATTGATGCTATTCTGGATAAAATAAGCAAGTCTGGCTATGAAAGTTTGTCAAAGGCTGAGAAGGACTTTTTATTTAAAGCGGGTAAAGAAAATTGAGCATGAAGAGAATGTCTTTTTTTAAAAAGTTCATGTTGTTTTTAAATTTGATTGCGGCGATCTGTTTGGTTTTGGCTTCCATAGTGCCATATACATCTATAGCTAGTTTGGCATTTATTAGTTTAACAGTGCCTGCATTGGTTTTAATAAACATATTGTTTTTTCTATACTGGTTATTTGGTAAGAAGATATATATGTTATTATCTCTTTCCATTTTAGTTTTTGGATACTTCACACTTGGTTCTTTTATAGCTTTTAATGGTAAGTCAAAAACTATTGCTGATTCTGATACCATTTCTTTGTTAAGTTATAACGCATTGGGTTTTCATAGTAAATATCATGGTGATTGGGAGAATATCACTAGTCCAGAAGTTGTAGAATTTATTGAAGGTGAGAATCCTGATATTATTTATTTTCAAGAATTCGAACCTCATTATCTTAAGGACCAGATGTTGAAAAATCACCCTTATAAAGCAAATAAGTTTCAGATAAAAGACGGGGAGTCAAGTAAAAATCTAGCGATATTTTCAAAGCTTAAGATTATTAATAATGGAGAGCTTGATTTTCCTAATACATTTAATGGTGGCGTTTATGCGGATATCGTATTTAAGAAAGATACCATTCGCTTCTATAATCTGCATCTAGAATCTTTAAGTATAAGACCAAATTATTTTAAAAAAGAACGGTCAGATAAGCTGCTTGTTAGACTAAGGGATTCTTTTGATAAACAGGAACGACAATCTGATATTGTAAGAGAGCATATTAAAACTAGTCCTTATCCTGTTATTGTAGGTGGGGATTTTAATAATACCCAATTTTCTAAAGTGTATTTTAATATTAAGAGTGATTTAAAGGATAGTTTTTTAGAATCTGGACACGGTTATGGAGAAACCATTAAATTTTGGAAGTTCCCTTTTAGAATTGATATGATTTTGGGAGACCCTAGTTTTACATTCTTATCTCATAAGAACTACAAAATAGATATATCCGATCACGAACCTATTATGGCAACTTTTAAGGTGTCCGAAGAATAAAAAGGCAGTCTACTATATCTGCCAATATATGCAATAGCAATGCTAAGCCAAAAATTCTGGTTTTCTTAAATATGAACATTACGGTATATAGACCAATTGCCCAATAACTATGAAGCGGATGAAAATTGATACTGCACCGGTTTGGGTCAAATAATGGTGTTGCTAACAAATGATCTAGGTCAATTACAATTGCAGATAAAAGTATTACTGCAGACCAAAGCATATTTTCCCTATAGAAATAGATAGCAATTACAATGGGTACAATAAAATGTATTCCATAGTGCGCTATGAACCTAATCATTTGAGGTAGCTATAAACTCGTGTTTTAAATATTCTATACTATTTGGACCTAGGTTAAATAAAAGATCCAAAATGCTTAGATTGGGCGTAAAACCATGTCTGTC includes:
- a CDS encoding rhomboid family intramembrane serine protease is translated as MAQPDLKYQFSRLNIAEKLIAVNVVVFIVNALIPFLLGLQKNIIVQWFELPNDIVDIAFQPWSIVTYSFFHGGIGHLFWNMLMIYFVGRIFLNLFDAKRFLNVYLLGVILGGLFFVLGYNIFPAFFDVNATLIGASAGASAVLIFICTYLPNQEVRVIFFNVKLWMVGAVLVLSDLIQLPISNSGGHLAHLGGAFLGYLYASQLTKGNDIGSGFSKFMDSIANLFKGSEKKAPLKTVYKNKSTTRSNSKSAVDYDKKTHQKKIDAILDKISKSGYESLSKAEKDFLFKAGKEN
- a CDS encoding endonuclease/exonuclease/phosphatase family protein; translation: MKRMSFFKKFMLFLNLIAAICLVLASIVPYTSIASLAFISLTVPALVLINILFFLYWLFGKKIYMLLSLSILVFGYFTLGSFIAFNGKSKTIADSDTISLLSYNALGFHSKYHGDWENITSPEVVEFIEGENPDIIYFQEFEPHYLKDQMLKNHPYKANKFQIKDGESSKNLAIFSKLKIINNGELDFPNTFNGGVYADIVFKKDTIRFYNLHLESLSIRPNYFKKERSDKLLVRLRDSFDKQERQSDIVREHIKTSPYPVIVGGDFNNTQFSKVYFNIKSDLKDSFLESGHGYGETIKFWKFPFRIDMILGDPSFTFLSHKNYKIDISDHEPIMATFKVSEE
- a CDS encoding DUF6122 family protein translates to MIRFIAHYGIHFIVPIVIAIYFYRENMLWSAVILLSAIVIDLDHLLATPLFDPNRCSINFHPLHSYWAIGLYTVMFIFKKTRIFGLALLLHILADIVDCLFILRTP